From one Triticum aestivum cultivar Chinese Spring chromosome 4B, IWGSC CS RefSeq v2.1, whole genome shotgun sequence genomic stretch:
- the LOC123093456 gene encoding calmodulin-binding transcription activator 3 isoform X4 yields the protein MQQHENGGGSIIDASVVSSYSPASSVGNHQGLRATSPNTGFYSHYQDNSPVIHNESTLGITFNGPSTQFDLSSWNEMTKLNKGIHQLPPYQSHVPSEQPPFTEGPGIESFSFDEVYSNGLDIKDGGHADTDREALWQLPSANDGTTTEFLQLPSAIDGRTTEFQLPSATDSTFATVDSFEQNNKLLEEAINFPVLKTQSSNLSDILKDSFKKSDSFTRWMSKELAEVDDSQVKSSSGLYWNSEDADNIIGASSRDQLDQFTLDPMVAQDQLFSITEYFPSWTYAGSKTRVLVTGRFLTSDEVIKLKWSCMFGEVEVPADILADGTLRCYSPSHKPGRVPFYVTCSNRLACSEVREFEYRPSDSQYMDAPSPHGATNKIYLQARLDELLSLGQDEQDEFQAALSNPTKELIDLNKKITSLMTNNDQWSELLKFADDNQLAPDDRQDQFVESGMKEKLHIWLLRKAGGGGKGPSVLDDEGQGVLHLAAALGYDWAIRPTITAGVSINFRDVHGWTALHWAAFCGRERTVVALIALGAAPGALTDPRPDFPSGRTPADLASFNGHKGISGFLAEFSLTSHLQTLNLKEAMGSNASEVSGLPGIGDVTGRIASPSAGQGLQAGSMGDSLGAVRNAAQAAARIYQVFRVQSFQRKQAVQYEDDNGVISDERAMSLLSYKPSKPGQFDPMHAAATRIQNKFRGWKGRKEFLLIRQRIVKIQAHVRGHQVRKHYRKIIWSVGIVEKVILRWRRRGAGLRGFRSTEGATDSSTRSSSVDVTPVKPAEDDYNFLQEGRKQTEERLQRALARVKSMVQYPEARDQYQRILTVVTKMQESQPVEESMLEESTEMDEGFLMSEFKELWDDDMPPLPGYF from the exons ATGCAGCAGCATGAAAATGGAGGTGGATCCATAATTGATGCTTCTGTTGTCAGCTCATACAGTCCTGCATCGTCTGTAG GTAATCATCAAGGATTACGGGCGACATCACCTAATACAGGCTTCTATTCTCATTATCAAGATAACTCACCTGTGATTCATAACGAGTCCACTCTTGGAATTACATTCAATGGGCCCAGTACTCAATTTGATCTGTCATCATGGAATGAAATGACGAAACTGAATAAAGGGATCCATCAATTGCCTCCATACCAGTCTCATGTTCCTTCTGAACAGCCTCCTTTTACAGAAGGCCCTGGAATAGAATCTTTCAGTTTTGATGAAGTATATAGCAATGGGCTGGATATCAAGGATGGTGGTCATGCAGACACTGATAGAGAAGCACTGTGGCAG CTTCCAAGTGCTAATGATGGTACGACTACTGAATTTCTTCAGCTTCCAAGTGCTATTGATGGCAGGACTACTGAATTTCAGCTTCCAAGTGCTACTGATAGTACATTTGCTACAGTGGACAGTTTTGAACAAAACAATAAACTTTTGGAGGAAGCCATTAATTTCCCCGTCCTGAAAACTCAATCATCTAATCTTTCTGATATCCTGAAGGACAGCTTTAAGAAAAGTGATAGTTTTACTAGATGGATGAGCAAAGAACTTGCTGAAGTAGATGATTCCCAAGTTAAGTCCAGTTCTGGATTGTACTGGAACAGTGAAGATGCTGACAATATCATTGGAGCATCGAGCCGTGATCAGTTGGATCAGTTTACTCTGGACCCAATGGTTGCACAAGATCAGCTGTTTAGTATAACTGAATATTTTCCAAGCTGGACATACGCAGGTTCAAAGACTAGG GTTCTTGTTACTGGTAGATTCCTAACTTCTGACGAAGTTATAAAGCTCAAGTGGTCGTGTATGTTTGGAGAAGTCGAAGTTCCAGCAGATATTTTAGCAGACGGAACTCTCAGGTGTTATTCTCCCTCGCACAAACCTGGCAGGGTCCCTTTTTATGTGACTTGCTCCAACAGGTTAGCCTGCAGTGAAGTACGAGAGTTTGAATATCGACCAAGTGATTCTCAATACATGGATGCTCCAAGTCCACATGGTGCTACAAACAAAATATATCTCCAGGCGCGTCTCGATGAATTATTGTCTTTGGGACAAGATGAGCAAGATGAGTTCCAGGCAGCTTTATCTAACCCCACAAAGGAGTTGATTGATTTGAACAAGAAGATAACCTCATTGATGACAAACAATGATCAGTGGTCTGAATTGCTAAAGTTCGCTGATGATAATCAGCTTGCCCCTGATGATAGGCAGGATCAGTTTGTTGAAAGCGGTATGAAAGAAAAGCTGCATATCTGGCTTCTCCGTAAAGCAGGAGGTGGTGGCAAAGGTCCCAGTGTGTTAGATGATGAAGGGCAGGGCGTTCTTCATCTGGCAGCTGCTCTAGGATATGACTGGGCGATAAGGCCAACAATAACTGCTGGTGTAAGCATAAATTTCAGAGATGTTCATGGGTGGACTGCACTTCACTGGGCAGCATTTTGTGGCAG AGAGCGAACAGTTGTTGCTCTTATAGCATTAGGTGCGGCTCCTGGAGCTTTGACGGATCCAAGGCCTGATTTCCCTTCAGGACGCACACCAGCTGATCTTGCGTCGTTCAATGGGCACAAGGGAATTTCTGGTTTCCTGGCAGAGTTTTCTTTAACAAGCCATCTTCAAACCCTCAACCTGAAGGAAGCCATGGGGAGCAATGCATCAGAGGTATCTGGTCTACCTGGTATTGGAGATGTTACCGGAAGAATTGCTTCACCATCGGCAGGTCAAGGTCTTCAGGCTGGATCGATGGGAGATTCACTAGGTGCTGTGCGGAATGCTGCCCAAGCTGCTGCTCGGATATATCAAGTTTTCAGGGTGCAGTCCTTCCAGAGAAAGCAAGCAGTTCAGTATGAGGATGACAATGGTGTGATATCAGATGAACGTGCCATGTCACTCTTGTCTTATAAACCATCTAAACCAGGGCAATTCGATCCCATGCATGCTGCTGCAACTCGAATACAAAACAAATTCCGTGGATGGAAGGGAAGAAAAGAATTTCTGCTTATTAGACAGCGAATTGTCAAGATCCAG GCTCATGTGCGAGGTCACCAAGTGAGAAAGCATTATCGCAAAATAATTTGGTCTGTCGGGATAGTGGAGAAGGTTATATTGCGATGGAGGCGGCGAGGAGCTGGGTTACGCGGGTTTCGGTCTACAGAAGGTGCAACAGACAGCAGCACTAGGAGCAGCAGTGTCGATGTAACCCCAGTTAAACCCGCAGAGGATGATTATAACTTCTTGCAAGAAGGACGGAAGCAAACTGAAGAAAGACTGCAGAGAGCTCTTGCCAGAGTGAAGTCCATGGTTCAGTACCCCGAAGCCCGGGACCAATATCAGAGGATTCTGACTGTCGTAACAAAAATGCAGGAATCCCAG CCTGTGGAAGAAAGTATGCTTGAGGAGTCGACGGAGATGGATGAAGGCTTTTTGATGAGTGAATTCAAAGAGCTCTGGGACGATGACATGCCGCCGTTGCCTGGCTATTTCTAG